The Petropleomorpha daqingensis genome includes a window with the following:
- the mftR gene encoding mycofactocin system transcriptional regulator (MftR, the mycofactocin system transcriptional regulator, is an uncharacterized TetR family DNA-binding transcription factor. Its role is inferred by context. It occurs as part of the biosynthesis locus for mycofactocin, a partially characterized electron carrier derived from the terminal Val-Tyr dipeptide of the precursor peptide MftA, through a radical SAM enzyme-mediated process.), protein MTETGSDARADTRARIEHAALELFCLKGFEHVTIDDVAAAAGISRRTFFRYFATKADAVWGDFGAHVARLERLLAGEDDGRPVLERVCAAYVEVNDYAQADLPVLRERMRLILGEPALLAHSELRYAEIDRAVAEHVARRTGARPDDLLPRLVATTTRAAATTAFEVWLADGRTRLTDDLHAAFAELAGAFPALRTPGP, encoded by the coding sequence GTGACCGAGACGGGGTCGGACGCCCGCGCGGACACCCGTGCCCGGATCGAGCACGCGGCGCTCGAGCTCTTCTGCCTCAAGGGCTTCGAGCACGTCACGATCGACGACGTCGCCGCTGCCGCCGGGATCAGCCGCCGGACGTTCTTCCGCTACTTCGCCACCAAGGCCGACGCCGTGTGGGGCGACTTCGGCGCGCACGTCGCGCGCCTGGAGCGGCTGCTCGCCGGTGAGGACGACGGCCGCCCGGTGCTCGAGCGCGTGTGCGCGGCCTACGTCGAGGTCAACGACTACGCGCAGGCCGACCTGCCGGTGCTGCGCGAGCGGATGCGGCTGATCCTCGGCGAGCCGGCGCTGCTGGCCCACTCCGAGCTGCGCTACGCCGAGATCGACCGCGCGGTGGCCGAGCACGTGGCCCGGCGGACCGGCGCCCGCCCCGACGACCTGCTCCCCCGCCTGGTCGCCACCACCACCCGGGCCGCCGCGACGACCGCGTTCGAGGTCTGGCTCGCCGACGGGCGGACGCGGCTGACCGACGACCTGCACGCCGCCTTCGCGGAGCTGGCCGGCGCCTTCCCGGCCCTCAGGACCCCCGGCCCTTGA
- the mftD gene encoding pre-mycofactocin synthase MftD (MftD, an enzyme found in the mycofactocin biosynthesis locus, performs an oxidative deamination of 3-amino-5-[(p-hydroxyphenyl)methyl]-4,4-dimethyl-2-pyrrolidinone (AHDP). The resulting compound, now called pre-mycofactocin (PMFT), is a biologically active redox cofactor that can oxidize the non-exchangeable NADH of TIGR03971 family SDR-type oxidoreductases.): protein MANPWFETVAEAQRRAKRRLPKGVYGALVAGAEKGLTAADNIAAFDEVGFAPHTADLANAKRMATTVMGQEVSLPVLISPTGVQAVHPDGEVAVARAAAARGTAMGLSSMASKPMEEVIAANSKTFFQLYWVGDRDVMAAKVDRARRAGAAGIIATLDWSFSYGRDWGSPFIPEKINLEAVRRYAPQVALKPRWLWDFAKTKKLPDLTVPNMVPTPGDPAPTFFGAYGMWMQSPMPTWEDVAWLRAQWPDAPFMLKGVMRVDDAQRAVDAGVTAISVSNHGGNNLDGTPASIRALPAVAEAVGDQVEVLLDGGIRRGADVAKALALGAKAVMIGRAYLWGLAANGQAGVENVLDLLRDGLGAAMVGLGRESIDQFCRADVVLPPGFERRLGDDRPDAPVDVRPV, encoded by the coding sequence ATGGCGAATCCCTGGTTCGAGACGGTGGCCGAGGCACAGCGGCGGGCCAAGCGGCGGCTGCCCAAGGGCGTGTACGGGGCGTTGGTCGCCGGCGCGGAGAAGGGGCTGACGGCCGCGGACAACATCGCCGCGTTCGACGAGGTCGGCTTCGCCCCGCACACCGCCGACCTGGCCAACGCCAAGCGCATGGCCACCACGGTGATGGGCCAGGAGGTCTCGCTGCCGGTGCTGATCAGCCCCACCGGCGTGCAGGCGGTGCACCCGGACGGCGAGGTCGCCGTGGCCCGCGCCGCGGCCGCCCGCGGCACCGCGATGGGGCTGTCCTCCATGGCGAGCAAGCCGATGGAGGAGGTCATCGCGGCCAACTCGAAGACGTTCTTCCAGCTCTACTGGGTCGGCGACCGCGACGTCATGGCGGCCAAGGTCGACCGGGCCCGTCGCGCCGGCGCGGCAGGGATCATCGCCACGCTGGACTGGTCGTTCTCCTACGGCCGCGACTGGGGCAGCCCGTTCATCCCGGAGAAGATCAACCTCGAGGCGGTCCGGCGGTACGCCCCGCAGGTCGCGCTCAAGCCGCGCTGGCTGTGGGACTTCGCCAAGACCAAGAAGCTGCCCGACCTCACCGTGCCGAACATGGTGCCGACCCCGGGCGACCCGGCACCGACCTTCTTCGGCGCCTACGGGATGTGGATGCAGTCCCCGATGCCGACCTGGGAGGACGTCGCCTGGCTGCGCGCCCAGTGGCCGGATGCGCCGTTCATGCTCAAGGGCGTCATGCGGGTCGACGACGCGCAGCGTGCCGTCGACGCCGGGGTCACCGCGATCTCGGTGTCCAACCACGGCGGCAACAACCTCGACGGCACCCCGGCCTCGATCCGCGCGCTGCCGGCGGTGGCCGAGGCGGTCGGGGACCAGGTCGAGGTTCTCCTGGACGGCGGCATCCGCCGCGGCGCCGACGTCGCCAAGGCGCTGGCGCTGGGGGCGAAGGCCGTGATGATCGGCCGGGCCTACCTGTGGGGGCTGGCCGCGAACGGGCAGGCCGGCGTGGAGAACGTGCTCGACCTGCTGCGCGACGGCCTCGGCGCCGCGATGGTCGGCCTGGGCCGGGAGTCGATCGACCAGTTCTGCCGGGCCGACGTCGTGCTGCCGCCGGGCTTCGAGCGGCGCCTCGGCGACGACAGGCCGGACGCCCCGGTGGACGTCCGGCCGGTCTGA
- a CDS encoding bifunctional 3-(3-hydroxy-phenyl)propionate/3-hydroxycinnamic acid hydroxylase codes for MQRVVVVGAGPVGLTAALLLARRDVPVLVLERYPEPYPLPRAVHLDDEVLRVLQDAGVADEVVAGSRPIAGMRLVDRQLRTLAEFPRRAEDGVHGWPPGILFRQPDLEAVLRAAVARTPGVELRPGCTVTGLEQDDDGVTLTVDGGTERSVFAAYVLGCDGAGSTVRELLGVRMRDLGRPDRWLVVDARWPSAPAVWPGVHQVSDPARAATFMPLPRDRYRWEFRLHAGETASSVDLPGLLARWNATDVEVERAAAYEYRAAVADRWRVGRVLLAGDAAHLTPPFIGQGLGLGLRDVHQLAWKLESVLAGRVDAGLLDTYGAEREPHARALIGVALRLGGLMTGGGRAADVVRRVVLAGYRRVPVAAALARGSRTPALRRGPLVLTRGAGSLVPQPEVEVDGRRCRLDDVLGPDWALLTAGGLPLSPPLADPVRVVRVGSGPGEVRSPELVNWLGGRSVLLRPDRIVAAVRSA; via the coding sequence GTGCAGCGGGTGGTCGTGGTGGGCGCGGGCCCGGTCGGGCTGACCGCCGCGCTGCTGCTCGCCCGCCGCGACGTGCCCGTTCTCGTGCTGGAGCGCTACCCCGAGCCGTATCCGCTGCCGCGCGCCGTGCACCTGGACGACGAGGTGCTCCGGGTGCTGCAGGACGCCGGCGTCGCCGACGAGGTGGTCGCCGGCAGCCGGCCGATCGCCGGGATGCGGCTGGTCGATCGGCAGCTGCGCACGCTCGCCGAGTTCCCCCGCCGGGCCGAGGACGGCGTGCACGGCTGGCCGCCGGGGATCCTGTTCCGCCAGCCCGACCTCGAGGCCGTGCTGCGGGCGGCGGTGGCGCGGACCCCCGGCGTCGAGCTGCGCCCGGGCTGCACGGTGACCGGTCTCGAGCAGGACGACGACGGGGTGACGCTCACCGTGGACGGCGGGACGGAGCGGTCCGTCTTCGCCGCGTACGTCCTGGGCTGCGACGGCGCGGGCAGCACGGTGCGGGAGCTGCTCGGCGTCCGCATGCGCGACCTCGGCCGGCCCGACCGCTGGCTGGTCGTGGACGCCCGCTGGCCCTCGGCGCCTGCTGTCTGGCCGGGGGTCCACCAGGTCAGCGACCCGGCACGGGCGGCCACGTTCATGCCTCTTCCCCGCGACCGGTACCGCTGGGAGTTCCGGCTGCACGCGGGGGAGACGGCGTCGTCGGTCGACCTGCCCGGTCTGCTGGCGCGCTGGAACGCCACCGACGTCGAGGTGGAGCGGGCAGCCGCGTACGAGTACCGGGCGGCCGTCGCCGATCGGTGGCGGGTCGGGCGGGTGCTGCTCGCCGGCGACGCGGCGCACCTGACCCCGCCGTTCATCGGGCAGGGGCTGGGGCTCGGGCTGCGCGACGTCCACCAGCTCGCATGGAAGCTGGAGTCGGTGCTCGCCGGGCGGGTGGACGCCGGGCTGCTGGACACCTACGGCGCCGAGCGCGAGCCGCACGCGCGGGCGCTGATCGGGGTCGCGCTGCGGCTCGGCGGGCTGATGACCGGCGGTGGGCGGGCGGCTGACGTCGTCCGCCGGGTGGTCCTGGCCGGCTACCGCCGGGTCCCGGTGGCGGCCGCGCTGGCGCGGGGGAGCCGCACGCCCGCGCTGCGCCGCGGGCCGCTGGTCCTCACGCGGGGTGCCGGGTCGCTGGTCCCCCAGCCCGAGGTGGAGGTCGACGGACGACGGTGCCGGCTCGACGACGTCCTCGGCCCGGACTGGGCGCTGCTCACCGCGGGCGGCCTGCCGCTGTCGCCGCCGCTGGCCGACCCGGTGCGCGTCGTCCGGGTCGGGTCGGGGCCGGGGGAGGTGCGCTCACCAGAGCTGGTGAACTGGCTGGGCGGGCGCTCGGTGCTGCTGCGCCCCGATCGCATCGTGGCCGCCGTCAGATCTGCCTGA
- a CDS encoding NDMA-dependent alcohol dehydrogenase — protein MPVETRGAIIREAPGKFEVVDLVSDDPRPGEIQVKLAASGMCHSDDHLATGDIPVAHYPMAGGHEGAGVVTAVGPNTKGYKEGDHVVFSFLPACGKCRWCANGMSYLCDLGAGLLVGARFDDLESFRFTTSDGTPVGQMCGLGTFAGVTTVNAESAVVIPKDIPLEVACLTGCGVGTGWGSSVQAAKVSPGETAIIMGVGGIGINAVQGAAYAGASHVIAVDPVPFKREKAMELGATEAFESIEEAAEFARSVTNGQGADKAIVTIGVTKGEHVAQAFSSIRKAGTVVVTGLGNITEVGLPISIGELTLFAKEIKGALFGDSNPHADILRMLRLYQEGNLKLDELVTKKYKLDEINQGYEDMHAGKNIRGVIIYDD, from the coding sequence GTGCCCGTAGAGACCCGCGGCGCGATCATCCGCGAAGCTCCCGGCAAGTTCGAGGTCGTCGACCTCGTCTCCGACGACCCCCGCCCGGGCGAGATCCAGGTCAAGCTGGCCGCGTCCGGCATGTGCCACTCCGACGACCACCTGGCGACCGGTGACATCCCGGTCGCGCACTACCCGATGGCCGGCGGCCACGAGGGTGCCGGCGTCGTCACCGCCGTCGGCCCGAACACCAAGGGCTACAAGGAGGGCGACCACGTCGTCTTCTCCTTCCTGCCCGCCTGCGGCAAGTGCCGCTGGTGCGCCAACGGCATGTCCTACCTGTGCGACCTCGGTGCCGGGCTGCTCGTCGGCGCCCGCTTCGACGACCTGGAGAGCTTCCGCTTCACCACGTCGGACGGGACGCCGGTCGGCCAGATGTGCGGCCTCGGCACCTTCGCCGGCGTGACCACCGTCAACGCCGAGTCCGCCGTCGTCATCCCGAAGGACATCCCGCTCGAGGTCGCCTGCCTGACCGGCTGCGGCGTCGGCACCGGCTGGGGCTCCTCGGTCCAGGCCGCGAAGGTCTCCCCCGGCGAGACCGCGATCATCATGGGCGTCGGCGGCATCGGCATCAACGCCGTCCAGGGCGCCGCCTACGCCGGCGCCAGCCACGTCATCGCCGTCGACCCGGTCCCGTTCAAGCGGGAGAAGGCGATGGAGCTCGGCGCCACCGAGGCGTTCGAGAGCATCGAGGAGGCAGCCGAGTTCGCCCGCAGCGTCACCAACGGCCAGGGCGCGGACAAGGCGATCGTCACCATCGGCGTCACCAAGGGCGAGCACGTGGCCCAGGCGTTCTCCTCGATCCGCAAGGCGGGCACCGTCGTCGTCACCGGCCTGGGCAACATCACCGAGGTGGGCCTGCCGATCTCCATCGGCGAGCTGACGCTGTTCGCCAAGGAGATCAAGGGCGCGCTGTTCGGCGACTCGAACCCGCACGCCGACATCCTGCGGATGCTGCGGCTCTACCAGGAGGGCAACCTCAAGCTCGACGAGCTGGTGACCAAGAAGTACAAGCTCGACGAGATCAACCAGGGCTACGAGGACATGCACGCGGGCAAGAACATCCGCGGCGTGATCATCTACGACGACTGA
- a CDS encoding AAA family ATPase: MGSTTASRLDVGGMVRIARERVVARLREAEVVAAALSAGRNVVLEGPPGTGKTTLLRSLADGAGVPLVLVEGNAELTPTRLVGHHDASRVLSEDYRPENFVPGPLTRAMTEGALLYVEEFNRVPEETMNVLLGVLSEREMHVPRYGRVAARPTFRLVAAMNPFDAVGTARVTPALYDRSCRVAMGYQDEHAELDIVAAVTEGPAELVTQAVRAVRITRDSPELRIGASVRGAIDTVLIALELAVVRGTGTDGDTGLDAALAALTGKVTLADGVTRPVEDVVADIWRRAGEEPGKA, encoded by the coding sequence GTGGGGAGCACGACCGCGTCGCGGCTGGACGTCGGAGGCATGGTCCGGATCGCCCGCGAGCGGGTCGTCGCCCGGCTGCGCGAGGCCGAGGTGGTCGCCGCCGCGCTCTCGGCCGGCCGCAACGTCGTCCTTGAGGGACCCCCGGGCACCGGAAAGACGACGCTGCTGCGCTCGCTGGCCGACGGCGCGGGCGTCCCGCTCGTGCTCGTCGAGGGCAACGCCGAGCTGACGCCGACCCGGCTGGTCGGCCACCACGACGCCTCCCGCGTGCTGTCCGAGGACTACCGGCCGGAGAACTTCGTGCCCGGCCCGCTCACCCGGGCGATGACCGAGGGCGCGCTGCTCTACGTCGAGGAGTTCAACCGGGTGCCCGAGGAGACGATGAACGTCCTGCTCGGGGTGCTCTCGGAGCGCGAGATGCACGTGCCCCGCTACGGCCGGGTCGCCGCGCGGCCGACGTTCCGGCTGGTCGCGGCGATGAACCCGTTCGACGCCGTCGGCACCGCGCGGGTCACCCCCGCCCTCTACGACCGCTCCTGCCGGGTCGCCATGGGCTACCAGGACGAGCACGCCGAGCTGGACATCGTCGCGGCGGTCACCGAGGGCCCGGCCGAGCTGGTCACGCAGGCCGTGCGCGCCGTGCGGATCACCCGCGACTCCCCCGAGCTGCGCATCGGCGCCTCGGTCCGCGGCGCCATCGACACCGTGCTCATCGCCCTCGAGCTCGCCGTCGTCCGCGGCACCGGCACGGACGGCGACACCGGCCTGGACGCCGCGCTGGCCGCGCTCACCGGCAAGGTCACCCTCGCCGACGGCGTCACGCGCCCGGTCGAGGACGTCGTCGCCGACATCTGGCGCCGGGCCGGTGAGGAGCCGGGAAAAGCCTGA
- a CDS encoding vWA domain-containing protein encodes MVEDPAEVEQLLRDSAARRASRDQLSRSNPDFDAVSPEAGQLDAAAVAELAARDPDAALRVLADAARAFDPALRAAARALAARLPLGNPRTGVADRPGVSRMVTRRDPTGSDVDLDATLAARGAEPHWRAAHLHTRGWRSTGRAMLLLVDASGSVAGDELAAAVLTASALVQRLRPGDELGVVAFWSKAVVLRPLSADPRVDVVVDRLCDLRGGGTTDLELALRTAAAQVARSRAADRQVLLLSDGLATESPDPVDAASSLARVPARLHVLALSADEEAMTSCAALASAGGGRVAPLHRPSQAPAAVRDLLG; translated from the coding sequence GTGGTGGAGGACCCCGCCGAGGTCGAGCAGCTGCTGCGCGACTCGGCCGCCCGCCGCGCCAGCCGCGACCAGCTCTCCCGCAGCAACCCCGACTTCGACGCGGTCTCCCCCGAGGCCGGCCAGCTCGACGCCGCCGCCGTCGCCGAGCTCGCCGCCCGCGACCCGGACGCCGCCCTGCGCGTGCTCGCCGACGCCGCCAGGGCCTTCGACCCCGCGCTGCGCGCCGCGGCCCGGGCGCTGGCCGCCCGGCTCCCGCTCGGCAACCCGCGGACCGGCGTCGCCGACCGCCCCGGGGTGTCGCGGATGGTCACCCGCCGCGATCCCACCGGCTCCGACGTCGACCTCGACGCCACGCTCGCCGCCCGCGGCGCGGAACCGCACTGGCGCGCCGCCCACCTGCACACCCGCGGCTGGCGCTCCACCGGCCGGGCCATGCTGCTGCTGGTCGACGCCTCCGGCTCGGTCGCCGGCGACGAGCTGGCGGCCGCCGTCCTGACCGCCTCGGCGCTGGTGCAGCGGCTGCGGCCGGGTGACGAGCTGGGCGTGGTCGCGTTCTGGTCGAAGGCCGTCGTCCTGCGGCCGCTGTCGGCCGATCCGCGGGTGGACGTCGTCGTCGACCGGCTCTGCGACCTGCGCGGTGGCGGCACCACCGACCTCGAGCTGGCGCTGCGCACGGCCGCGGCGCAGGTGGCCCGCTCCCGCGCCGCCGACCGGCAGGTGCTGCTGCTCTCCGACGGCCTGGCCACCGAGAGCCCCGATCCGGTCGACGCCGCCTCCTCGCTGGCCCGCGTCCCGGCCCGCCTCCACGTCCTCGCGCTGTCGGCCGACGAGGAGGCGATGACCTCCTGCGCCGCGCTGGCCTCGGCCGGGGGCGGTCGGGTCGCCCCGCTGCACCGACCGTCGCAGGCGCCGGCCGCCGTCCGGGACCTGCTGGGTTAG
- a CDS encoding aldo/keto reductase, producing the protein MEYRTLGRSGCAVSTLTLGTMTFGNETDEEGSHAQLDRFLEVGGTLVDTADVYTAGASEEIIGRWLAKQPSGVRERVVLATKGRFPMGEGPNGVGLSRRHLADALEGSLRRLGVDTVDLYQVHAHDPWTPIDETLRFLDDAVGAGKIHYVGLSNFTGWQLQRAVDVAEHRGWSVPVTLQPQYNLLVREIEWEIVPAAQANGLGLLPWSPLGGGWLTGKYRRDEEPTGATRLGDDPNRGMEAYGRRSTVERTWDVVDAVRGVAEARGCSMPQVALAWLVDRPAVTSVILGARTLEQLEDNLGAADLHLSDEETARLDAASDPAPPDYPYGELGVDQRSRKIGGGR; encoded by the coding sequence GTGGAGTACCGGACCCTCGGGCGCAGCGGCTGCGCCGTCTCGACCCTGACCCTCGGCACGATGACGTTCGGCAACGAGACCGACGAGGAGGGCTCGCACGCCCAGCTCGACCGGTTCCTCGAGGTCGGCGGCACGCTCGTCGACACCGCCGACGTCTACACCGCCGGTGCCAGCGAGGAGATCATCGGCCGCTGGCTGGCCAAGCAGCCGTCCGGCGTCCGGGAGCGCGTCGTCCTGGCCACCAAGGGGCGCTTCCCCATGGGCGAGGGGCCCAACGGGGTGGGGCTGTCCCGCCGGCACCTCGCCGACGCGCTCGAGGGCTCGCTGCGGCGCCTCGGCGTCGACACCGTCGACCTGTACCAGGTCCACGCGCACGACCCGTGGACGCCGATCGACGAGACGCTGCGCTTCCTCGACGACGCCGTCGGCGCGGGCAAGATCCACTACGTCGGGCTGTCCAACTTCACCGGCTGGCAGCTGCAGCGCGCCGTCGACGTCGCCGAGCACCGGGGCTGGTCGGTGCCGGTGACCCTGCAGCCGCAGTACAACCTGCTGGTCCGCGAGATCGAGTGGGAGATCGTGCCGGCCGCGCAGGCCAACGGCCTGGGGCTGCTGCCCTGGTCGCCGCTGGGCGGCGGCTGGCTCACCGGCAAGTACCGGCGCGACGAGGAGCCGACCGGCGCCACCCGGCTCGGGGACGACCCGAACCGCGGGATGGAGGCCTACGGGCGGCGCAGCACGGTCGAGCGCACCTGGGACGTCGTCGACGCGGTCCGCGGGGTCGCCGAGGCGCGCGGCTGCTCGATGCCGCAGGTCGCGCTGGCCTGGCTGGTCGACCGGCCGGCGGTCACCTCGGTGATCCTCGGGGCGCGCACGCTCGAGCAGCTCGAGGACAACCTCGGCGCCGCGGACCTGCACCTCAGCGACGAGGAGACCGCCCGGCTGGACGCCGCCAGCGACCCGGCACCCCCGGACTACCCCTACGGCGAGCTCGGCGTCGACCAGCGCAGCCGCAAGATCGGGGGCGGTCGCTAA
- a CDS encoding DUF4386 family protein, with the protein MTLPTPRTTGTLLIGAAVLANAAFVGLSSVFGYPDVLQLPAQEALARFAEQAPLVPALFVVLAAAAALLAPVALGLSRLGAGRWRRVVLAAGVGAALVQVVGLLRWPLLVPGLAATATDPSASVAARAAAGDRFETLGTVLGQVVGESGGYLLTAVFTVAVVLALRERFRLSRLQVVLGLGSVPLVLVGLLVPLGVPGADAANFAGYVVWTAWCIVLGVRLVRTGEPGRPLGTEAPALSELHA; encoded by the coding sequence GTGACCCTCCCCACCCCTCGGACCACCGGCACGCTGTTGATCGGCGCCGCCGTCCTCGCCAACGCCGCCTTCGTCGGGCTGAGCTCGGTGTTCGGCTACCCCGACGTGCTGCAGCTGCCCGCCCAGGAGGCGCTGGCGCGGTTCGCCGAGCAGGCCCCGCTGGTCCCGGCGCTGTTCGTCGTCCTCGCGGCGGCCGCCGCCCTGCTGGCTCCGGTCGCGCTCGGGCTCTCGCGGTTGGGCGCGGGCCGGTGGCGGCGGGTCGTCCTCGCGGCCGGCGTCGGGGCCGCGCTGGTCCAGGTCGTCGGGTTGCTGCGGTGGCCGCTGCTGGTGCCCGGTCTCGCGGCGACCGCCACCGACCCGTCGGCCTCGGTGGCCGCGCGGGCGGCGGCGGGCGACCGGTTCGAGACGCTGGGCACCGTGCTCGGCCAGGTCGTGGGCGAGTCCGGCGGCTACCTGCTGACCGCGGTGTTCACCGTCGCGGTCGTGCTGGCGCTGCGCGAGCGCTTCCGGCTGTCGCGGCTGCAGGTCGTGCTCGGGCTGGGCTCGGTGCCGCTCGTGCTCGTCGGGCTCCTCGTGCCGCTGGGCGTCCCGGGCGCCGACGCGGCCAACTTCGCCGGGTACGTGGTCTGGACCGCGTGGTGCATCGTGCTCGGTGTGCGCCTGGTGCGGACCGGCGAGCCCGGCCGGCCCCTCGGCACCGAGGCGCCCGCCCTCTCCGAGCTGCACGCCTGA
- a CDS encoding TetR/AcrR family transcriptional regulator has protein sequence MTESVPPRSRPGPRRGLTERAILDAALRLVDAGGAEALSVRSVAAEMGVAPNALYTYFRTKADLVAALGDDLLGRLDLDAALGDADWRSAVVRLAADLRATLLAHPGVVPLLLHAGFAGPRALVAGEVLLELLSRGGLPADDTARASYLLQTYVLGTVALDAAELPPGAARPDDAARTAERRRALGGADPALLPRTAAAADVVAAYNGDAQFRWGLDRLLDGL, from the coding sequence GTGACCGAATCCGTTCCGCCGCGTTCGCGCCCGGGTCCGCGTCGCGGCCTCACCGAGCGGGCCATCCTCGACGCGGCCCTCCGGCTCGTGGACGCCGGCGGCGCGGAGGCGCTCTCGGTGCGCAGCGTGGCCGCCGAGATGGGTGTCGCGCCCAACGCGCTCTACACGTACTTCCGCACCAAGGCCGACCTGGTCGCCGCGCTGGGCGACGACCTCCTCGGCCGCCTCGATCTGGACGCGGCGCTCGGCGACGCCGATTGGCGCTCGGCCGTCGTCCGGCTGGCCGCGGACCTGCGCGCCACGCTGCTCGCGCACCCCGGCGTCGTCCCGCTGCTCCTGCACGCCGGGTTCGCCGGCCCGCGGGCACTGGTCGCCGGGGAGGTCCTCCTGGAGCTGCTGTCCCGCGGCGGACTCCCCGCCGACGACACCGCCCGGGCGTCCTACCTGCTGCAGACCTACGTGCTCGGAACGGTGGCCCTGGACGCGGCCGAGCTACCGCCCGGGGCCGCCCGGCCCGACGATGCCGCGCGGACCGCCGAGCGCCGCCGGGCGCTGGGCGGCGCCGATCCCGCGCTGCTGCCGCGGACCGCGGCGGCCGCCGACGTGGTGGCCGCCTACAACGGCGATGCGCAGTTCCGCTGGGGCCTGGACCGGCTGCTGGACGGGCTGTGA